From Aedes albopictus strain Foshan chromosome 1, AalbF5, whole genome shotgun sequence, one genomic window encodes:
- the LOC134287511 gene encoding uncharacterized protein LOC134287511 codes for MALRRFLALKRRLVKDPTLKEQYVRFIQEYEELGHCREVDEARDHPSHGRYYLPHHAVLRPSSSTTKLRVVFDASARPYHGARSLNDVLQVGGNVQNDLFSILLRFHRHAVAFTADITKMYRQVLVDPSQTCYQRIFWRDSPDKPLRVLELQTVTYGTAAAPFPVTRYLSQLCEDKGGRFPGVAKIVRKDCYVDDVLSGAESVEEAVDAQQQLQQLLRCGGFPIHKWSSNCPAMLTNVPETDREKLIRLDQESTREVVKTLGLTWSPQADEFVFVTSSCAKVPSKYTKRMVFSEIGRLFGPLGLESPIVVIAKMLMQEIWKSGIPWDAEIDGELLQWWLTFRDALPGVCELSIPRRVISQQAVALEIHGFSDALIRAFHLVNQHDGPSSLLANQRIRFRILDGRSAVRKAIRGCVTCFRANPKCSTQQMGNLPSCRVTPAHPFEVTGVDYAEPVYVKQGRHRPRLEKAYLGVFVCMVTRAVHLELISDMTTEAFVAALHRFTARRGVPREIHSDNGSNFRGARNELHELFELFRSEALGNEINDFCLPREISWHFIPPEAPNFGGIWEAAVKSAKFHLKRTLKDARLTFEKYVTVLVQVEAILNSRPLYSVSSDPGDPEVITPGHFLIGRPLTAIPEPSYEGSPVNRLSRWQYLQKLREGFWHKWKREYLQSLQGRNKNRNKQSNIQPGMIVLLEEKDTPPQRWKLGKIVRTYPGTDELVRTVDVQVEESIYKRPITKIAVLPIEDNIIASEASSESKSQPGGVCSRPSENGAPCDSSICYGNDETQKPAETPRNIGKQRRGRAGRARDANPPERVSSSSSPSRKSDDDRH; via the coding sequence ATGGCTCTCCGTCGTTTCCTTGCGTTGAAAAGACGACTCGTGAAGGATCCTACCCTGAAGGAGCAGTACGTTCGATTCATCCAAGAGTATGAGGAGTTGGGCCATTGCAGAGAAGTGGATGAAGCCCGTGATCATCCATCGCATGGACGCTACTATTTACCCCACCACGCCGTGTTGAGACCATCTAGCTCCACAACCAAGCTACGAGTGGTTTTTGACGCCTCGGCGCGACCATACCATGGCGCAAGGTCGCTGAATGACGTTCTGCAAGTCGGTGGCAACGTACAAAATGATTTGTTCAGCATCCTACTTCGATTCCACAGACATGCCGTAGCCTTCACTGCCGACATCACGAAGATGTATCGGCAAGTGCTGGTTGATCCATCGCAGACTTGTTaccaaaggattttctggagagacAGCCCAGATAAACCACTAAGAGTACTGGAGTTGCAGACCGTAACGTACGGGACTGCCGCTGCACCTTTTCCAGTCACCAGGTATTTGAGCCAGTTGTGCGAGGATAAAGGAGGCAGGTTCCCAGGTGTAGCGAAAATAGTGCGAAAGGACTGTTACGTCGATGACGTCCTTTCAGGAGCCGAGAGCGTAGAAGAAGCAGTTGATGCCCAGCAGCAGTTACAACAGCTGTTGCGATGTGGTGGATTCCCGATACATAAATGGAGTTCGAATTGTCCAGCGATGCTTACCAATGTTCCCGAGACAGACCGAGAGAAACTGATACGCTTGGATCAAGAGTCGACCCGAGAAGTAGTCAAGACCCTGGGATTGACTTGGAGTCCCCAAGCCGATGAGTTCGTGTTCGTTACCAGTAGTTGTGCCAAGGTTCCAAGCAAGTACACAAAGCGGATGGTATTTTCTGAGATTGGTAGACTGTTCGGTCCGCTGGGCTTGGAATCACCCATCGTCGTTATTGCTAAGATGCTAATGCAAGAAATTTGGAAGTCTGGTATACCATGGGATGCTGAGATTGATGGAGAACTACTTCAGTGGTGGCTGACTTTCCGTGACGCTTTACCAGGAGTTTGCGAGTTGAGCATACCCCGCCGTGTGATTTCCCAACAAGCCGTTGCCCTGGAAATACACGGATTTTCAGATGCGTTGATTCGAGCATTCCATTTAGTGAACCAGCACGATGgaccgtctagtttgcttgcgaaCCAGCGCATTCGTTTCCGGATACTAGACGGACGATCGGCCGTGAGAAAAGCCATCAGAGGTTGCGTCACCTGTTTCCGTGCAAATCCAAAATGTTCCACGCAGCAAATGGGCAATCTACCTTCATGTCGGGTAACGCCTGCTCATCCATTCGAGGTCACGGGCGTAGATTATGCAGAACCTGTGTACGTGAAACAAGGGCGCCATCGACCGAGGTTGGAGAAAGCGTATCTGGGAGTCTTCGTGTGCATGGTCACAAGGGCTGTGCACCTGGAGTTAATTTCCGACATGACCACCGAAGCTTTTGTTGCGGCATTGCACCGATTCACCGCAAGAAGAGGAGTACCGAGAGAGATCCATTCTGACAATGGATCCAACTTCCGAGGAGCGAGAAACGAGTTGCACGAgctttttgagttattccgatCAGAAGCGTTGGGGAATGAGATTAACGATTTTTGTCTGCCAAGGGAAATTTCATGGCACTTCATTCCTCCTGAAGCGCCAAACTTTGGGGGAATTTGGGAGGCTGCTGTGAAAAGCGCAAAATTCCATTTGAAAAGAACTCTCAAAGAcgctcggttaacatttgagaAGTATGTGACAGTCTTGGTTCAGGTTGAGGCAATTTTAAATTCAAGACCGCTATATTCCGTATCGTCTGACCCGGGTGACCCTGAAGTGATCACACCGGGACACTTCTTGATTGGCCGGCCCTTAACTGCCATTCCGGAACCCAGCTATGAGGGTAGCCCGGTCAATCGTCTAAGTCGTTGGCAATACCTCCAGAAACTGCGAGAAGGTTTCTGGCATAAGTGGAAGCGCGAATACCTTCAGTCCCTACAAGGTCGAAACAAAAACAGAAATAAGCAGTCAAACATTCAGCCCGGTATGATTGTGCTGCTCGAAGAGAAGGACACACCGCCACAACGATGGAAACTAGGCAAGATTGTGCGAACCTACCCTGGAACCGACGAGTTGGTTCGTACCGTCGATGTGCAGGTCGAAGAATCCATCTACAAGCGACCGATAACGAAAATCGCCGTATTACCGATTGAGGACAACATCATCGCGTCAGAAGCTTCTTCAGAGAGCAAGTCTCAGCCCGGGGGAGTATGTTCACGCCCAAGCGAGAACGGAGCGCCATGTGACAGCTCCATATGTTATGGAAACGACGAGACACAGAAACCCGCCGAAACACCCAGAAACATCGGGAAGCAACGACGCGGACGCGCTGGACGCGCACGAGATGCGAACCCACCCGAGAGAGTgtcttcatcatcatcacctAGCAGGAAGAGCGACGACGACCGTCATTAA